The Phormidium sp. PBR-2020 DNA segment TCAAACGGAACCGATAGGTGACAGACATTCTTGTCCTCATTGAAAATCAGGGAGGGTGACAGTAGCTTGTTGCTGTCTACGGTGTGCCGTTCTCGTAGGCCTGTAATTTGAACGGTGGTCCAGACCCAATCGGTTCCGTTAAAGACCTTGATTTCGATGCGGTTATAGCCATGCAGCTTATAGCATTGACCTTTATACAGGGTGGGATAACAGCCGCTGTTTGGATTGAGGCCTGGAGGTTTGGCATCCCGACGTTGACGAGTCCCGGATTGCCATTCCCGATACCGGGTCATGTAACTGCTGACCTGGCCGGCGGCGAAGACAATGGCAGCCCTTCGGTAGTAGCTGGGGAATTTGTAAAAGGTCTGGTCAAATAACCGGTATTTTGGCTGAGGGTTCTTCGCGGTTTGGTGAATGAGTTTCTCGACAGCTAGAACCCGTTTTTGACTCGATAACCCTCCCAGAGACGACCAATGGGTTAAGAGAATTCCCATCAAATGCCGACAGACACGACGATAGACCTTAACCGTTTGGCTCAGCAGAACTCGCTGCCTGGCTGTCGGATTAAGATTCCATTTGTCTGTACGGATGATTGATGTGGGTTTCTTTGTTGCCATAACGCTATGATACCTCAAGGCTTTTCGAGTGAGCGCGGCGGCTCCTTGACCCCCACCTGCCGTTCGGCGAGGTGGGAGAATGCGTCGCTATTTTTGTTCAAAAAATTAACCCTAGGGGAGGTCGCTGCTACCCATGAGGAAGCGATCGCAGGCCTGGGCCACCCCTCGACCCTCATTAATCGCCCAAACCACCAAACTTTGACCCCGACGACAATCTCCCGCCGCAAACACATTGGGCAAACTGGTTTGATACTCCCCATGGTCTGCCTTGACGTTGCTGCGGCCATCGCGCTCCAAACCCAGGGCATCCAGCAATGGCTGCTCTGGCCCCAAAAAGCCCATGGCCAATAGCACCAACTGGGCCGGCAACACCTTTTCTGTCCCGGCTACGTGCTGGGGAATAAACCGGCCTTGGTCATCTTTGGCCCAATTCACTTCGACAGTATGCACGGCTTTAAGCTTGCCCTGCTCATCCCCTTCAAACTTGGTTGCGGTGCGCACATAGGCGCGGGGATCATCGCCAAACTTGGCCGCTGCTTCCTCCTGGCCGTAGTCCATGCGGTAGATTTTCGGCCATTCGGGCCAGGGGTTATTGGCGGCGCGGGTTTCCGGCGGCCGGGGCATAATTTCTAATTGGGTGACGCTCTTGCAACCCTGGCGGATCGAGGTGCCGACACAATCGGTTCCCGTATCGCCACCCCCGATGATGACCACATCCTTACCCGCCGCTGAGATGAAATCACTGGTGTTTTCCCCCGCTAACAAGGTGCGGGTGTTGCCGGTGAGGAATTCCATGGCGAAGTGAATCCCCTGCAAGTCCCGACCTTCAATGGGCAAGTCGCGGGGTTTTGTGGCTCCGGTGCAGAGAATCACCGCATCAAATTCATTGAGCAATTGCTGGGCCGGTAGATCTTTGCCCACCTCCGTATTGCAAACAAAGGTGATCCCTTCGGCTTCCAACACATCGAGGCGGCGCATCACCACCCCCTGTTTATCCAGCTTCATATTGGGGATGCCGTACATCAGCAGGCCACCGGGGCGATCGGCCCGTTCATACACTGTCACCCAATGGCCCGCCTGGTTGAGTTGATCCGCCGCCGCTAACCCCGCCGGGCCAGAACCAACGATCGCCACCGTTTTGCCGGTCCGTTGACTGGGGGGCGTGGGGGTAATCCAGCCAGATTCCCAACCCTTTTCAGCAATGGCGTTTTCAATACTTTTAATCGTCACCGGCGGACTGGTAATCCCCAAAACACAGGCTCCCTCACAGGGCGCAGGGCAAACCCGGCCCGTAAATTCGGGGAAATTATTGGTTTTATGGAGGCGATCGAGAGCCTCCGACCAGAGACCCCGATAGACCAAATCATTCCATTCTGGAATCAGATTATTAATCGGGCAACCGCTGGCCATGCGGCTAATTTCAATCCCCGTATGGCAAAAGGGCGTACCACAATCCATACACCGCGCCCCCTGATCCCGCAGTTGTTCCTCCGCCATAGGCAGATGAAATTCATCCCAATTGTGAATCCGATCGCTCGGGGCCACGTCTTCGGCCACCTCGCGCAGATATTCCATGAAGCCAGTTGGTTTTCCCATTGTTTTT contains these protein-coding regions:
- a CDS encoding glutamate synthase subunit beta, encoding MGKPTGFMEYLREVAEDVAPSDRIHNWDEFHLPMAEEQLRDQGARCMDCGTPFCHTGIEISRMASGCPINNLIPEWNDLVYRGLWSEALDRLHKTNNFPEFTGRVCPAPCEGACVLGITSPPVTIKSIENAIAEKGWESGWITPTPPSQRTGKTVAIVGSGPAGLAAADQLNQAGHWVTVYERADRPGGLLMYGIPNMKLDKQGVVMRRLDVLEAEGITFVCNTEVGKDLPAQQLLNEFDAVILCTGATKPRDLPIEGRDLQGIHFAMEFLTGNTRTLLAGENTSDFISAAGKDVVIIGGGDTGTDCVGTSIRQGCKSVTQLEIMPRPPETRAANNPWPEWPKIYRMDYGQEEAAAKFGDDPRAYVRTATKFEGDEQGKLKAVHTVEVNWAKDDQGRFIPQHVAGTEKVLPAQLVLLAMGFLGPEQPLLDALGLERDGRSNVKADHGEYQTSLPNVFAAGDCRRGQSLVVWAINEGRGVAQACDRFLMGSSDLP